A single window of Granulicella mallensis MP5ACTX8 DNA harbors:
- the ybaK gene encoding Cys-tRNA(Pro) deacylase produces MPPKPTKTNAARLLDSLGIAYELRPYEVDPNDLTAISVAHKIGLPPEQVFKTLLTHTSDKEHIFAVIPGDSELDLKKLAAAAGARNAELAALKEVEPLTGYIRGGVTVLSAKKPFRAFADETIELFDILSISAGQRGLQLLMKPADYLRATNAELADLTKT; encoded by the coding sequence ATGCCACCGAAGCCCACCAAGACGAACGCCGCACGCCTGCTCGACTCCCTCGGCATCGCATACGAACTACGCCCATACGAAGTCGATCCCAACGATCTCACCGCGATCTCGGTCGCGCACAAGATCGGTCTGCCGCCCGAGCAGGTCTTCAAAACGCTACTCACCCATACCAGCGACAAGGAACACATCTTTGCCGTCATTCCCGGCGACAGCGAACTCGATCTCAAGAAACTCGCCGCCGCTGCTGGAGCACGCAACGCTGAATTGGCCGCATTAAAAGAAGTGGAACCGCTCACCGGCTACATCCGCGGCGGCGTAACAGTGCTCTCCGCAAAAAAGCCTTTTCGCGCCTTCGCCGACGAGACCATCGAACTCTTCGACATTCTCTCGATCTCCGCCGGGCAGCGCGGCCTGCAGCTTCTCATGAAGCCTGCGGACTACCTCCGCGCCACCAACGCCGAGCTGGCGGATCTCACCAAGACCTAA
- a CDS encoding TldD/PmbA family protein: protein MKTLSLLRAISCPCLVAAFLSCTGTAQTARSGSVSPVLSAAKTELDRDFAELKKQPVAPYYLSYEIIDSNTATVSSSFGALVHSGSAHRRTAHIDVRVGDYALDNTHQVRGKGPSLGASGISSVVIPVDDDPLPIRSALWIETDKRYKRALTQLSAVQTNNQVKVEQEDKSDDFSHEKPEQAVEPIPEVTVDRKLWEEKTRKYTAPFHRYGDLFNATAILTADQEARWFVSSDGSMIQTSTTYYRLFIEATSKAPDGMELPRYESFAALTPQGLPDDATVLKAVDKMIADLKALRAAPIVDPYTGPAILSGRATAVFFHEVFGHRIEGHRQKNEAEGQTFKKMVGQQVLPSFLSVDFDPTIKRYGGVDLVGSYTFDDEGVRARPVVSVKDGVLENFLMGRSPIEGFPNSNGHGRAQAGFEPVARQSNLVIVNSKPVSREELKKLLIAQIKEQNKPFGLYFDDIQGGFTLTGRSIPNAFNVQPIMVYRIYPDGREELVRGVDLVGTPLTVFSKILAADDEKAVFNGICGAESGQVPVSASGPGILISQIEVQKKAKSQERPPILPVPFAAAQGGAR, encoded by the coding sequence TTGAAGACTTTGTCGCTGCTTCGCGCCATCTCCTGCCCGTGCCTCGTAGCTGCTTTCCTGTCCTGTACCGGCACCGCTCAGACGGCGAGGAGTGGCAGTGTTTCGCCGGTGCTTAGCGCCGCTAAAACGGAGCTCGACCGGGACTTCGCAGAGCTCAAGAAGCAACCCGTTGCCCCCTATTACCTGAGCTACGAGATCATCGACTCGAATACGGCGACGGTTTCCTCGAGCTTCGGGGCGCTGGTGCATAGCGGTTCAGCTCATCGTCGTACCGCGCATATCGACGTCCGGGTGGGCGATTATGCTCTCGACAATACCCACCAGGTCCGCGGCAAAGGCCCAAGCCTGGGAGCCAGCGGTATCTCCAGTGTTGTCATCCCTGTCGATGACGATCCGCTTCCTATCCGCTCCGCGTTATGGATCGAAACCGACAAACGCTACAAGCGCGCCCTCACGCAACTGTCTGCCGTCCAGACCAACAACCAGGTCAAGGTTGAGCAGGAAGATAAGTCCGACGACTTCTCGCACGAGAAGCCCGAGCAGGCGGTTGAACCCATCCCCGAGGTGACTGTGGACCGCAAGCTATGGGAGGAGAAGACCCGCAAGTACACAGCGCCTTTCCATCGCTATGGCGATCTCTTCAACGCAACCGCCATCCTCACGGCCGATCAGGAGGCGCGCTGGTTTGTCTCCAGTGATGGCTCCATGATCCAGACTTCGACGACCTACTATCGTCTCTTCATCGAAGCCACCTCAAAGGCTCCTGATGGCATGGAACTTCCGCGCTATGAGTCCTTCGCCGCGCTTACTCCGCAAGGGCTTCCCGACGACGCCACCGTACTGAAGGCCGTGGACAAGATGATTGCGGATCTCAAGGCTCTGCGTGCCGCGCCTATCGTCGATCCCTACACCGGTCCTGCGATTCTCTCCGGCCGAGCGACTGCCGTCTTCTTTCATGAGGTCTTCGGCCATCGGATCGAGGGGCATCGCCAGAAGAATGAGGCAGAAGGACAGACGTTTAAGAAGATGGTGGGCCAGCAGGTGCTGCCGAGCTTTCTCTCTGTCGACTTCGACCCGACAATCAAACGTTATGGCGGGGTGGATCTCGTCGGCTCCTACACCTTTGACGACGAGGGTGTCAGGGCTCGTCCCGTGGTATCGGTGAAAGATGGAGTTCTCGAAAACTTCCTGATGGGACGATCGCCGATTGAAGGGTTTCCGAATTCAAACGGACATGGCCGGGCCCAGGCAGGCTTCGAGCCTGTAGCGCGTCAATCGAACCTGGTCATCGTCAATTCGAAGCCCGTTTCGCGTGAGGAGTTGAAGAAGCTGCTCATCGCCCAGATCAAGGAGCAGAATAAGCCCTTCGGTCTCTACTTCGACGATATTCAGGGAGGATTTACGCTTACGGGCCGTTCCATTCCCAACGCGTTCAATGTACAGCCCATCATGGTCTATCGCATCTATCCAGACGGCAGGGAAGAGTTAGTGCGTGGCGTGGATCTTGTCGGCACGCCGCTCACGGTCTTCAGCAAGATACTGGCTGCCGATGACGAGAAAGCCGTCTTCAACGGCATCTGCGGAGCGGAATCGGGACAGGTTCCGGTCTCTGCCAGCGGCCCGGGCATCCTTATCTCCCAGATTGAGGTCCAGAAGAAGGCGAAGTCCCAGGAGCGTCCGCCGATTCTGCCTGTACCCTTTGCGGCGGCACAAGGAGGTGCGAGATGA
- a CDS encoding metallopeptidase TldD-related protein — MKRHLLVLGLFLLASSHLRAQQDDVETRAMRDEMQRSMKQLHLEGMDGPYYIAYKIVDADTLEARASLGSLVSSAESRSRVLSVSVRVGSYDLDNTNFSPAGGGLAALLGSLASGNTVLPVDDSYDELRRKIWLATDSAYKKAVEDLSAKKAALLNKNRDEKVPDFSKSSPHQESETLPLVHEKLADAEHLVRIASAVFRTLPSVEASEAQFEVSNTTEHFLNSEGTTYVRQIPTLYFQSSASMQNVTGEIFRDSYSVYGRSLAELPAETALVQGSQDVVDRLTARRKGHVAKRYNGPVLLEGQSAAELFAHDFAPLLSSRMHSGGEGGSLLALLTGANTTSTSSMLNKVGSRVLPEFLTVVDNPQLTQAEGHTLFGNYKFDEEGTPSQETVLIQDGFLKTLLTSRAPVRGMLQSTGNMRERGILAGNLFLNSTKSASTDELKTQLIDLLKARNLEFGIIIRRLSGNIATECSRVYPDGHEEALRDARVAEVTASSFKDILAVSKDRTVYTERVAANSLAGLLSHGDLITYVVPDMLFEDMTVEHVPNESPKLPDIPSPLAAN, encoded by the coding sequence ATGAAGAGACATCTGCTCGTTCTCGGCCTCTTCCTTCTTGCCTCGTCGCATCTGCGTGCTCAGCAGGATGACGTCGAGACCCGCGCCATGAGGGACGAGATGCAGCGCTCCATGAAGCAGCTTCATCTCGAGGGGATGGACGGCCCTTATTACATCGCCTATAAGATCGTCGACGCCGATACGCTCGAAGCCCGAGCCAGCCTCGGTTCGCTCGTCTCCAGCGCGGAGAGTCGCAGCCGTGTTCTGTCTGTGAGTGTGCGGGTAGGAAGCTACGACCTGGACAACACCAACTTCTCACCAGCGGGGGGAGGCCTGGCCGCTCTGCTTGGCTCCCTCGCCAGCGGCAACACGGTGCTGCCGGTGGACGATAGCTACGACGAGCTTCGCCGCAAGATCTGGCTGGCTACGGACTCCGCCTACAAGAAGGCCGTTGAAGATCTCTCTGCCAAGAAGGCAGCACTATTGAACAAAAACAGGGACGAAAAGGTTCCGGATTTCAGCAAGTCGTCACCGCACCAGGAGTCCGAGACACTTCCCCTGGTCCACGAAAAACTTGCTGACGCCGAGCATCTCGTTCGTATTGCATCCGCGGTCTTTCGTACGCTGCCTTCCGTTGAAGCCTCCGAGGCGCAGTTCGAAGTCAGCAACACGACAGAGCATTTTCTCAACAGCGAAGGCACGACGTACGTTCGCCAGATTCCCACGCTCTACTTTCAGTCCTCTGCTTCGATGCAGAACGTTACCGGCGAAATCTTCAGAGATTCCTACTCCGTCTATGGACGGTCGCTTGCCGAACTGCCAGCCGAAACAGCCCTGGTACAGGGCTCGCAGGACGTCGTCGACCGTCTAACGGCGCGGCGAAAGGGGCATGTAGCCAAGCGCTACAACGGCCCAGTCCTGCTCGAAGGCCAGTCCGCGGCGGAGCTCTTTGCGCATGACTTTGCCCCTTTGCTTTCCTCTCGAATGCACTCCGGTGGGGAGGGCGGTTCACTCCTGGCATTGCTCACTGGGGCTAACACCACTTCGACCTCCAGCATGCTCAATAAGGTAGGCAGCCGAGTCCTTCCGGAGTTCCTCACGGTTGTCGACAATCCGCAGCTTACGCAGGCGGAGGGGCATACGCTCTTCGGGAACTACAAGTTCGATGAAGAAGGGACGCCTTCGCAGGAGACTGTTCTGATCCAGGATGGATTTCTGAAGACGCTTCTTACTTCACGGGCGCCTGTACGCGGCATGTTGCAGAGTACGGGAAACATGCGGGAACGCGGCATCCTTGCCGGCAATCTTTTTTTGAACTCGACAAAATCCGCTTCGACGGATGAGCTCAAGACGCAACTCATCGACCTTTTGAAGGCACGGAACCTCGAATTCGGCATCATTATTCGACGACTCTCTGGGAATATTGCGACCGAGTGCTCTCGCGTGTACCCCGATGGCCATGAAGAGGCTCTCCGCGACGCACGTGTGGCCGAAGTGACGGCCAGCTCATTCAAGGATATTCTGGCCGTCTCCAAGGACCGTACTGTGTATACCGAGCGTGTGGCGGCTAACTCGCTCGCGGGGCTGTTGTCTCATGGGGATCTCATCACCTACGTTGTGCCTGACATGCTCTTTGAAGATATGACGGTGGAGCATGTCCCCAACGAATCTCCCAAGCTGCCTGATATTCCAAGCCCTCTGGCTGCGAATTGA